The genomic stretch CGGGCGTCAAGGCGCGCACGGCGGCCAGAGAGGCGCTGTAGATGTGGCGGCGGTTCTCGAAGCGATCCTCGCTGAGCTTGTAGCGCTGATGCGCATAGCCCAGGTTCAGGTGCAGGTCGATGGGATCGAATTCCTTGGTGGCGATGAACGTCAGCCCGTAGGACACCTCGCCGCTGCCCAGTCCCTTGTGCTCATCGCCGGTGGGAAAGGTCAGGGCCGGCTTGAGGGCGAAGGCGCCCAGCGGCCCTTCGTAAAAGCGCCATTTCACCTCCAGTACCAGATCGCCCGGGCCGTCTTCGTCCTCGACTTCACCGGCCACCTTGGCGCGGGTGTACAGATAGGGCACGCCGAAAATCAGATCGAGATTGTCGAGCAGGCCGTAGGAGAAGGTGAAGGCGGTTTGGTTGTCGCGGGCGCGGACTTTCTCGCCCTCGACGGTCTGGCGATCCCAGCTCAGTTCGTTGCTGAATTCCAGCAGCATGCCGCCCTTGCCCTCGGTGCCCGCGTCGTCGGTGACCAACGGCTGGATGGCGAAGACGGGCGGGGCAAGCAGGGCAAGGCAGAGAAGGGTCGCCAAAATGGGTGTTGCCTTGTGCATGGTTCCTCCTGAAAGGTTGGTGGGAAAATTCCGCCGCCGAGACAGCCAAGCGCCATCCGCGCGACAAGTTTGTTTTTTAATCTAGTAGCACGAAACAAGATTGCGTAGCACTTTATCGCCGAAGGCATCCTGGGGTCAAGAAAAATTATACTTTGCTAATCATTTTGTGGAGACCGCATGGGTTGGGTGATCCGGGGCGGTCAGGCCGCCCGCGCGAGTTTCAGACACTCGACGGGGTTGGCGCAGCGGGCCAGGCGGTGCGCCATGCGGCAGCGGCAGTCGAGAAATGCCTCGGCGAGGCGCAGGCTTTTCTCGGGCGCGCCGTAGATCTTCCAGGGACCCTGACCCGAAGCGGGCAGCGCCGCCCAGCCCATGAAGCCCGCCACGTCCTTGAGGGGATAGCCGAGCAGGGCGCCGATTTCATGGGGAATGCGGCCGGCGAGAAACCGGCCGTGCAAGGTTTCCAGGGTGCTTTGCAGATCGGCGGGGGCGTCGTGCCCCGCCTTGGATAGGAGAGCCCGCACATTGGCGCGCGCCAGGGTTTGTTCAAGGGCCGCGCGCTCATAAAGAAACAGCAGCATGGAGCTGCCGCGCTCGGCCATGACGTGATACTCCAGTCCGCTTTGCCGCAACAACTCGGCGCCGTGACGCTGCCAGAGCTTATAGAGATTGCGCCCGCAGGGGCGCTCGCGGTTGACGAGGTTGAGAAGATTGGCCGGCTTGGCGCCTTCCAGGATTTCGGCGGTCTCCAGGGCGAGAAAGGAGGCCAGGCAGTCCTTCTCGTCGCGGAAGCGAGCGGCGAACTCGTTCCAGATCGGGCGCTTGTTTCGGTGATGCGGCATGG from Geoalkalibacter sp. encodes the following:
- a CDS encoding transporter, which produces MHKATPILATLLCLALLAPPVFAIQPLVTDDAGTEGKGGMLLEFSNELSWDRQTVEGEKVRARDNQTAFTFSYGLLDNLDLIFGVPYLYTRAKVAGEVEDEDGPGDLVLEVKWRFYEGPLGAFALKPALTFPTGDEHKGLGSGEVSYGLTFIATKEFDPIDLHLNLGYAHQRYKLSEDRFENRRHIYSASLAAVRALTPDLDLVADIGIESHESKNSDLHPAFGLAGLVYSLADNIDLDCGFKFGLSRPEADYALLVGLTWSL
- a CDS encoding DUF3793 family protein; this translates as MPHHRNKRPIWNEFAARFRDEKDCLASFLALETAEILEGAKPANLLNLVNRERPCGRNLYKLWQRHGAELLRQSGLEYHVMAERGSSMLLFLYERAALEQTLARANVRALLSKAGHDAPADLQSTLETLHGRFLAGRIPHEIGALLGYPLKDVAGFMGWAALPASGQGPWKIYGAPEKSLRLAEAFLDCRCRMAHRLARCANPVECLKLARAA